The Humulus lupulus chromosome 4, drHumLupu1.1, whole genome shotgun sequence genome has a window encoding:
- the LOC133832644 gene encoding uncharacterized protein LOC133832644, with protein sequence MEEEETVAEFHAKLFDISNESYALGKTYSNAKILGVLPRKFMSKVTSIEEMRNVEELDLDELIGSLQNYELSLTRWKKGKKQKDPEKEKADNSLAFVHKEEKKLISGASEGFTDETLALLTENYAKFLKKNYKKNFPGGKENGLRRNFGGINKQTQQFGDEKNRGIRCRECDGFGHIQAECANTLKKKKALAATWSDSDEEKSSTSSDKSDEEKQVVAFVAKSHQSMCSEKDENSSSTDEDSDGRQHAYDEMFAQWEYMAKKIKGLTSAKQQLESEKDELEDTVKKLTKQLDGKDSEIYKLTAELIRAKQSLEFIPPRTAAINHTLQLQKPYGDRTSIGYKILYKKWENLGINDPSLSKNKEDKTPDDSVHNTFSAGFPNSTKQISVSSGPTKLNFEGRKPILNGQIHQERFVPVCHFCNKRGHIRPRCYKLQAYLKAMIDRPNSFPQLNRFTGRLSSSEGRPKSDLNESVALVAHTSLSTFQEDQWYFDSGCSRHLTGNRNVLVNYKGGKEGAVTFGDGNKGQIFGKGDLVLNGVAPLTEVLYVKGLKANLISISQLCDNDFTVNFSKTHCFVVTNGCSVLTDDRTSDNCYALSNQVVCNRSFLDKPDLWHYRLGHLNFRDLKRIVKLQAVRGIPEMKVTRDRLCGPCQLGKQTKASHPPVNMLLTSRVLELIHMDLMGPMQNESLSGKRFVMVLVDDYSSDHGKEFENTVFSDFCDQLGIKHEFSAPKTPQQNGVFERKNRTLQEMARVMMHAKNISKRFWAEAINTACYICNRVHLRTGTTQTAYELWKGRTPNVSHMHIFGCVCYVLNDREHLGKFDPRSDEGVFLGYSLKGWRQ encoded by the exons atggaagaagaagaaactgTAGCGGAGTTCCATGCCAAATTGTTCGATATCTCGAATGAATCTTATGCACTTGGAAAGACTTATTCGAATGCAAAAATTCTTGGTGTTCTACCCCGGAAGTTCATGTCAAAGGTTACCTCTATCGAAGAAATGAGAAATGTCGAGGAACTTGATCTTGATGAGTTAATTGGGTCCCTGCAGAACTATGAACTGAGTCTCACACGGTGGAAGAAAGGCAAGAAACAGAAAGATCCTGAAAAAGAAAAAGCTGATAATAGTCTTGCATTTGTGCATAAAGAGGAAAAGAAGTTGATCTCAGGTGCATCTGAGGGTTTCACTGATGAAACTTTAGCGCTGCTGACCGAGAATTATGCTAAGTTCTTGAAGAAGAATTACAAGAAAAACTTTCCAGGAGGAAAAGAGAATGGTCTCAGAAGAAACTTTGGTGGAATCAATAAGCAAACTCAGCAATTTGGCGACGAGAAAAACAGGGGAATACGGTGTCGAGAATGTGACGGATTTGGACATATTCAAGCTGAGTGTGCCAACACTCTTAAGAAAAAGAAAGCCTTAGCAGCTACATGGAGTGATAGTGATGAAGAAAAGAGCTCCACTTCAAGTGACAAGTCTGATGAAGAGAAACAGGTGGTGGCTTTTGTGGCAAAGAGTCATCAATCAATGTGTTCAGAGAAAGACGAAAACTCAAGCTCAACAGATGAGGACAGCGATGGGAGACAGCATGCATATGATGAAATGTTTGCTCAATGGGAGTATATGGCTAAAAAAATCAAAGGTCTCACTAGTGCCAAACAACAACTTGAATCTGAGAAGGATGAGTTGGAGGACACTGTTAAGAAGCTCACAAAACAGCTTGACGGGAAGGATAGTGAGATTTACAAACTGACTGCAGAGTTAATAAGGGCTAAACAATCTCTTGAGTTTATCCCTCCAAGAACTGCTGCAATTAACCACACCTTGCAGTTACAAAAACCTTATGGAGATCGAACATCCATTGGGTACAAAATACTTTACAAGAAATGGGAGAATTTAGGAATTAATGATCCCTCTTTGTCCAAGAACAAGGAAGATAAGACTCCTGATGACTCAGTGCACAATACTTTCAGTGCTGGTTTCCCAAATTCCACTAAACAGATCAGTGTCTCATCTGGACCCACCAAGTTGAATTTCGAAGGAAGGAAGCCTATCCTGAATGGTCAGATTCACCAAGAAAGATTTGTTCCTGTTTgtcatttttgtaacaaaagaGGACATATTAGACCCAGATGCTACAAGTTGCAGGCATATTTGAAAGCTATGATCGATCGTCCGAATAGCTTTCCGCAATTGAATCGATTTACAGGAAGGTTGTCATCTAGTGAGGGGAGACCCAAGTCTGATCTTAACGAGAGTGTTGCATTAGTTGCCCACACCTCTCTTTCAACTTTTCAAGAAGACCAATGGTACTTCGACAGTGGATGTTCTCGCCATTTGACCGGCAACAGAAATGTGTTGGTAAACTATAAAGGAGGAAAGGAGGGAGCTGTGACTTTTGGTGATGGGAACAAGGGTCAGATATTTGGAAAAGGTGATCTGGTGCTAAACGGAGTCGCTCCATTGACTGAGGTGTTGTACGTCAAAGGTCTCAAGGCAAATCTTATTAGCATCAGCCAACTCTGTGACAATGATTTCACTGTAAATTTCTCTAAAACTCACTGTTTTGTTGTAACTAATGGGTGCTCAGTCTTGACAGATGATAGAACCAGCGACAACTGCTATGCACTAAGCAATCAAGTCGTATGCAACAGATCTTTTCTTGATAAGCCAGACCTATGGCACTATAGACTGGGGCACTTGAATTTTAGAGACTTGAAGAGAATTGTGAAATTACAAGCTGTTCGAGGGATCCCAGAGATGAAAGTCACTAGAGATAGGCTGTGTGGACCTTGCCAACTGGGAAAACAGACAAAAGCATCACATCCTCCTGTAAATATGCTTCTCACCTCTCGTGTGCTGGAGTTGATTCATATGGATTTAATGGGACCCATGCAGAATGAAAGTCTAAGTGGTAAACGATTTGTCATGGTTCttgttgatgattactctag TGACCATGGAAAGGAGTTTGAAAACACTGTGTTCTCCGATTTCTGCGATCAGTTAGGAATAAaacatgagttttcagctccaaAAACCCCTCAACAGAATGGGGTTTTTGAGAGGAAGAACAGGACCCTGCAGGAAATGGCTCGGGTAATGATGCATGCTAAGAACATTTCTAAGCGTTTTtgggctgaagcaattaataCAGCCTGTTATATCTGCAATCGGGTCCATCTGAGAACTGGCACGACACAGACTGCCTATGAGCTTTGGAAAGGAAGGACTCCTAATGTCAGTCATATGCACATTTTTGGGTGTGTCTGCTATGTCCTAAATGATCGAGAACATTTAGGAAAATTTGATCCAAGGAGTGATGAAGGAGTATTTCTTGGGTATTCGCTTAAGGGGTGGCGACAGTAG